A segment of the Rhizobium bangladeshense genome:
GGCATCCCTGTCATTCTCGTCAACGCAGAGATCAACCAGGAAGGCCTTGCCAAAGCCCAGCTCGTCTCGAACAACGCGCAGGGTGCGGCAATCGGCGCGCAACAGTGGGTCGAAGCGGTCGGCGACAAGGGCAAGTATGCCGAACTCTTCGGCGCACCCTCGGACAATAATGCCGCCACGCGCTCCAATGGCTACGAGACAGTTTTGACCCAGTATCCCGATCTCCAGAAGGTCGCAAAGGAAGTCGCCAACTGGGACCGCACCCAGGGTCACAACAAGATGCAGTCCATGCTCCAGGCCAATCCCGACATTACCGGAGTGATCTCCGGCAATGACGAAATGGCGCTCGGCGCCATCGCGGCACTCAAGGAAGCTGGCAAGCTTGCCAACGTCAAGGTCGGCGGCTTCGACGGCTCTCCGGACGCGGTTGCCGCAATCAAGGCAGGCGAACTGCAATATACTGTCCTGCAACCTGTTGCAGTCTTCTCGGCGGAA
Coding sequences within it:
- a CDS encoding D-ribose ABC transporter substrate-binding protein — encoded protein: MFKKGMRILLAAAAVAPILVTSAWAAGQMTIIVNDPSNPYWLTEGNVAKATAEKLGYTASVSAHKGDTNTESNLIDTAITNKSVAIILDPANADGSIGAVKKAVAAGIPVILVNAEINQEGLAKAQLVSNNAQGAAIGAQQWVEAVGDKGKYAELFGAPSDNNAATRSNGYETVLTQYPDLQKVAKEVANWDRTQGHNKMQSMLQANPDITGVISGNDEMALGAIAALKEAGKLANVKVGGFDGSPDAVAAIKAGELQYTVLQPVAVFSAEAVKQADSVIKTGSTGAKSEKQLFDCLLITKDNVDKYTGPFVLEQ